A window from Fibrobacter sp. UWB11 encodes these proteins:
- a CDS encoding DMT family transporter has product MDKLLDRKIGPPLIIIAASFWGCMGIFVRTLSDFGFSAIQIVSIRITLAALFFSLILFIKNRAGFKISLRDIPLFLGLGVGSILFFTVCYFSAITIMPLSTAAILLYTSPIWIMLMSAVLFHEKINRQKIIALALAFVGCVLVSGISGDGITAVGLLLGIGSGVGYGLYSILGTIALRKYSPYTVTTYTFLIAAIGSWFICRPAEALSIFSKATNFSGLVLLCFLTALVTAVIPFLLYTLGLRCVEASKAGILATVEPMVATIVGIAYFSESLTLLSGLGIFLILSAVVILNKR; this is encoded by the coding sequence ATGGATAAACTGCTTGATCGAAAAATAGGACCACCTTTAATAATTATTGCCGCTAGCTTTTGGGGATGCATGGGCATTTTTGTCCGAACGCTTAGCGACTTTGGCTTTAGCGCCATCCAGATTGTCTCCATAAGAATTACGCTTGCTGCATTGTTCTTTTCTTTGATTTTGTTTATCAAGAACCGCGCGGGCTTCAAAATTTCCTTGCGGGATATTCCGCTATTCTTGGGACTTGGCGTCGGGAGCATTTTGTTCTTTACGGTCTGTTACTTTTCTGCCATAACGATTATGCCTCTTTCTACGGCGGCAATACTTTTGTACACCTCGCCCATTTGGATTATGTTGATGTCGGCGGTGCTTTTTCACGAAAAGATAAACCGTCAAAAAATCATTGCACTCGCCTTGGCATTTGTCGGCTGCGTTCTGGTTTCGGGTATTTCCGGTGATGGAATTACAGCTGTCGGTTTGTTGCTCGGTATCGGCTCAGGTGTCGGATATGGGCTTTATAGCATCTTGGGTACGATTGCGTTGCGTAAATATTCCCCCTACACCGTCACCACATATACGTTTTTGATTGCTGCAATCGGTTCTTGGTTTATTTGCCGTCCAGCAGAGGCTCTCTCCATTTTCTCCAAAGCAACTAATTTTAGCGGACTTGTTTTGTTGTGCTTTCTGACGGCTCTTGTTACCGCCGTTATTCCGTTCCTTTTATACACGCTTGGACTCCGCTGTGTTGAAGCGAGCAAGGCTGGCATTCTTGCGACTGTCGAGCCTATGGTCGCAACAATTGTCGGTATTGCATATTTTTCCGAATCTTTGACGCTGTTGTCCGGACTTGGTATTTTCCTTATTCTTTCGGCAGTCGTGATTTTGAATAAACGTTAA